The proteins below come from a single Streptomyces spongiicola genomic window:
- a CDS encoding universal stress protein, whose product MPVVLGYDESPGSVRALGVAVEMAAAFREPLVLVFGAAPPGTLGEEYQTHLETIRQSGRVALAHAVAAADDAGVASAVEILDQKPAEALLDAAERHDARVIVVGSYGESPLRGALLGSTPHRLLHISRIPVLCVPAAEA is encoded by the coding sequence ATGCCCGTCGTCCTCGGATACGACGAGTCGCCGGGCTCGGTGCGGGCCCTGGGCGTGGCCGTCGAGATGGCCGCCGCCTTTCGCGAGCCGCTCGTCCTGGTCTTCGGCGCGGCGCCCCCGGGCACGCTCGGCGAGGAGTACCAGACCCATCTGGAGACGATCCGCCAGTCCGGCAGAGTCGCCCTGGCGCACGCGGTCGCGGCGGCGGACGACGCCGGTGTGGCCTCGGCGGTCGAGATCCTCGACCAGAAGCCGGCGGAAGCCCTGCTCGACGCCGCCGAGCGCCACGACGCCCGCGTGATCGTCGTCGGCAGCTACGGCGAGAGCCCACTGCGCGGCGCGCTCCTGGGCTCGACCCCGCACAGACTGCTGCACATCTCGCGGATTCCGGTGCTCTGCGTCCCTGCGGCGGAGGCCTGA